GAGCTGCAAAACACGGCTAGCCACGATCAGCTTACCCTTCGTCTTCACAGGCTCACCGTCTAGTTCCTCTGCGAAAAAGAGCAGCTGCGACATTCGTACGTCAAGCTTGGCGCTATAACGTTCAAGGACTTCCATCGAGACTGATTTTCCGCCGTTCTCGATCTCTGAGACCATTGATTGAGAAAGCTCCAGCTCCGCCGCCAATTCCTTCTGTGATAGCCCGAGGTAGAGACGTAACAAACGCAACGCGTCGTTTATCATCGGGCGCTTAACTTCACTCATATTCGTTACTCCCCAAGAAGGGCTTTTTCCGAGGTCGCCGCTAGTCATCTCCGTTCCAATGTTTCAGAAAGTACAGAATAACTTGGCCTAAAAGAGTGATGACCTTAAAAAGCCAAACCCAATTAAACCCGCGACGCCGCCGCTGGTGATGATTTTTTCTGCTCATTGGTAGTCTCCTTGTCACCAGCGGAATGCTGGGCCCGTAAGACAAGGGTACGAACAGCGACGTTTGGACCTCGAATATGCCGCACCCGGGCCCGACGGGTGCGGACGCGCGCGCCCCCCAGCCAGACACGGGAGTGAGACGGAGGTTTAAGGCCTCCACAGGGCCTACGGCCCCACACATCGGACGGGTTCAGTAGTTTTGAGCGACCATCACATGACCTATATCGCCTATTGGCCGAAAGAAGTCAAATAACATATTACTCTAGGTAATATCCTATTGTGGATAGCCGGGTACATCAAGGAAGCTCAGATAGTCGCAGGATGCACCATCTTGGCGGCGGAGCAGCCTTGGCTCGAAGGCTAAGCGTTTCCCACATTGCGCTCTAGAGAGCCTGAGGGACGCACTAGCCTCTGCGCTTTGCGCCAATACCTGACATTGAGGCTGTCGCAAATCTTCCGAGGTTTTGCCAATTTTGCGCGCGATATCAGTCCCGTCGCAGAATAGGGATTTCCGCGACGGATCGCACGGGGTAAGATTCCGGTCAGCGCCACAGCGAACGGAAACCGCCTTGCTCATTGGATATGCCCGCGTTTCTACAGACGATCAGACCTTGGACCAACAGCGCGCGGCGCTGAAGGCGGCGGGGTGCAAACGCATCTTTGAGGAAAAGGTGTCCGGAGCGAAACGCGATCGGCCGCAGCTCGTTGCGTTGCTCCACCAGCTCCGCGATGGTGACGTGGTTACAATTACCCGGCTGGACCGCCTCGCCCGTTCAACGCGCGATCTTCTCGACATTGCGGAGCTGCTGGACGCGGCCAAGGTCGGCTTGCGGTCTTTGGCCGAGCCATGGGCCGATACCACGTCGCCTGCCGGTCGCATGGTGCTGACCATCTTTGCTGGCATTGCCGAGTTCGAGCGATCTTTGATCCACGAGCGCACGAGCAGCGGCCGGATAACTGCGAAGGCGAAGGGCGTTCGGTTCGGACGCCCCCCTGCTCTATCGGCCCAGCAGATCGCACACGCACGGCAGCTCATCAACGACGATATCAAACCGGCCGAGGTCGCCCGGCTCCTGAAGGTGCATCGAGCAACCCTTTATAGGGCGCTGAATAATTTGGAGAGATGTAAAGCCGCGCCTTTGGCGGGCGAATGAAGGATGGTGGGGTTCAGCATCGTTTCGAAAGGACGAAAAGGAGAGAAAATGTTTCGGTACTTGGCGCGGGTTTATGATCGTAAGAACATGTTGAAATCGCTTGAGCGACAGAAGCGTATCAGCCAAATGGCGATACCTTTTAGTCAGGATGG
The nucleotide sequence above comes from Agrobacterium vitis. Encoded proteins:
- a CDS encoding helix-turn-helix domain-containing protein — protein: MSEVKRPMINDALRLLRLYLGLSQKELAAELELSQSMVSEIENGGKSVSMEVLERYSAKLDVRMSQLLFFAEELDGEPVKTKGKLIVASRVLQLLEKLSPKELRHAS
- a CDS encoding recombinase family protein — its product is MLIGYARVSTDDQTLDQQRAALKAAGCKRIFEEKVSGAKRDRPQLVALLHQLRDGDVVTITRLDRLARSTRDLLDIAELLDAAKVGLRSLAEPWADTTSPAGRMVLTIFAGIAEFERSLIHERTSSGRITAKAKGVRFGRPPALSAQQIAHARQLINDDIKPAEVARLLKVHRATLYRALNNLERCKAAPLAGE